The following proteins are encoded in a genomic region of Oncorhynchus keta strain PuntledgeMale-10-30-2019 chromosome 6, Oket_V2, whole genome shotgun sequence:
- the LOC127930600 gene encoding involucrin-like isoform X2, with the protein MLRHLQIARWTSHSQYIHLQIARWTSHSQYIHLQIARWTSHSQYIHLQIARWTSHSQYIHLQIARWTSHSQYIHLQIARWTSHSQYIHLQIARWTSHSQYIHLQIARWTSHSQYIHLQIARWTSHSQYIHLQIARWTSHSQYIHLQIARWTSHSQYIHLQIARWTSHSQYIHLQIARWTSHSQYIHLQIARWTSHSQYIHLQIARWTSHSQYIHLQIARWTSHSQYIHLQIARWTSHSQDIHLQIARWTSHSQYIHLQIARWTSHSQYIHLQIARWTSHSQDIHLQIARWTSHSQYIHLQIARWTSHSQYIHLQIVSTFISR; encoded by the exons ATGCTCAgacatcttcagatagctaggtggaccagtcatagtcagtacattcatctacagatagctaggtggaccagtcatagtcagtacattcatctccagatagctaggtggaccagtcatagtcagtacattcatctccagatagctaggtggaccagtcatagtcagtacattcatctacagatagctaggtggaccagtcatagtcagtacattcatctccagatagctaggtggaccagtcatagtcagtacattcatctccagatagctaggtggaccagtcatagtcagtacattcatctccagatagctaggtggaccagtcatagtcagtacattcatctccagatagctaggtggaccagtcatagtcagtacattcatctccagatagctaggtggaccagtcatagtcagtacattcatctacagatagctaggtggaccagtcatagtcagtacattcatctccagatagctaggtggaccagtcatagtcagtacattcatctccagatagctag gtggaccagtcatagtcagtacattcatctacagatagctaggtggaccagtcatagtcagtacattcatctccagatagctaggtggaccagtcatagtcagtacattcatctccagatagctaggtggaccagtcatagtcagtacattcatctccagatagctaggtggaccagtcatagtcaggacattcatctccagatagctaggtggaccagtcatagtcagtacattcatctccagatagctagatggaccagtcatagtcagtacattcatctccagatagctaggtggaccagtcatagtcaggacattcatctccagatagctaggtggaccagtcatagtcagtacattcatcttcagatagctaggtggaccagtcatagtcagtacattcatcttcagatagtcagtacattcatctccagatag
- the LOC127930600 gene encoding involucrin-like isoform X1, translating to MLRHLQIARWTSHSQYIHLQIARWTSHSQYIHLQIARWTSHSQYIHLQIARWTSHSQYIHLQIARWTSHSQYIHLQIARWTSHSQYIHLQIARWTSHSQYIHLQIARWTSHSQYIHLQIARWTSHSQYIHLQIARWTSHSQYIHLQIARWTSHSQYIHLQIARWTSHSQYIHLQIARWTSHSQYIHLQIARWTSHSQYIHLQIARWTSHSQYIHLQIARWTSHSQYIHLQIARWTSHSQYIHLQIARWTSHSQYIHLQIARWTSHSQYIHLQIARWTSHSQYIHLQIARWTSHSQDIHLQIARWTSHSQYIHLQIARWTSHSQYIHLQIARWTSHSQDIHLQIARWTSHSQYIHLQIARWTSHSQYIHLQIVSTFISR from the exons ATGCTCAgacatcttcagatagctaggtggaccagtcatagtcagtacattcatctacagatagctaggtggaccagtcatagtcagtacattcatctccagatagctaggtggaccagtcatagtcagtacattcatctccagatagctaggtggaccagtcatagtcagtacattcatctacagatagctaggtggaccagtcatagtcagtacattcatctccagatagctaggtggaccagtcatagtcagtacattcatctccagatagctaggtggaccagtcatagtcagtacattcatctccagatagctaggtggaccagtcatagtcagtacattcatctccagatagctaggtggaccagtcatagtcagtacattcatctccagatagctaggtggaccagtcatagtcagtacattcatctacagatagctaggtggaccagtcatagtcagtacattcatctccagatagctaggtggaccagtcatagtcagtacattcatctccagatagctaggtggaccagtcatagtcagtacattcatctccagatagctaggtggaccagtcatagtcagtacattcatctacagatagctaggtggaccagtcatagtcagtacattcatctccagatagctaggtggaccagtcatagtcagtacattcatctccagatagctag gtggaccagtcatagtcagtacattcatctacagatagctaggtggaccagtcatagtcagtacattcatctccagatagctaggtggaccagtcatagtcagtacattcatctccagatagctaggtggaccagtcatagtcagtacattcatctccagatagctaggtggaccagtcatagtcaggacattcatctccagatagctaggtggaccagtcatagtcagtacattcatctccagatagctagatggaccagtcatagtcagtacattcatctccagatagctaggtggaccagtcatagtcaggacattcatctccagatagctaggtggaccagtcatagtcagtacattcatcttcagatagctaggtggaccagtcatagtcagtacattcatcttcagatagtcagtacattcatctccagatag
- the LOC127930600 gene encoding involucrin-like isoform X3 — protein MLRHLQIARWTSHSQYIHLQIARWTSHSQYIHLQIARWTSHSQYIHLQIARWTSHSQYIHLQIARWTSHSQYIHLQIARWTSHSQYIHLQIARWTSHSQYIHLQIARWTSHSQYIHLQIARWTSHSQYIHLQIARWTSHSQYIHLQIARWTSHSQYIHLQIARWTSHSQYIHLQIARWTSHSQYIHLQIARWTSHSQYIHLQIARWTSHSQYIHLQIARWTSHSQYIHLQIARWTSHSQYIHLQIARWTSHSQYIHLQIARWTSHSQDIHLQIARWTSHSQYIHLQIARWTSHSQYIHLQIVSTFISR, from the exons ATGCTCAgacatcttcagatagctaggtggaccagtcatagtcagtacattcatctacagatagctaggtggaccagtcatagtcagtacattcatctccagatagctaggtggaccagtcatagtcagtacattcatctccagatagctaggtggaccagtcatagtcagtacattcatctacagatagctaggtggaccagtcatagtcagtacattcatctccagatagctaggtggaccagtcatagtcagtacattcatctccagatagctaggtggaccagtcatagtcagtacattcatctccagatagctaggtggaccagtcatagtcagtacattcatctccagatagctaggtggaccagtcatagtcagtacattcatctccagatagctaggtggaccagtcatagtcagtacattcatctacagatagctaggtggaccagtcatagtcagtacattcatctccagatagctaggtggaccagtcatagtcagtacattcatctccagatagctaggtggaccagtcatagtcagtacattcatctccagatagctaggtggaccagtcatagtcagtacattcatctacagatagctaggtggaccagtcatagtcagtacattcatctccagatagctaggtggaccagtcatagtcagtacattcatctccagatagctag gtggaccagtcatagtcagtacattcatctacagatagctaggtggaccagtcatagtcagtacattcatctccagatagctag gtggaccagtcatagtcaggacattcatctccagatagctaggtggaccagtcatagtcagtacattcatcttcagatagctaggtggaccagtcatagtcagtacattcatcttcagatagtcagtacattcatctccagatag